The Methanobacterium lacus genome includes a region encoding these proteins:
- a CDS encoding potassium channel family protein: MYVVIMGGGRVGLNLAASLVASGHDVTLIENDSNLCNNAAGELDALIICGNGTDIKTLEEANISDADVFVAATGHDEANLLSSILVKEYNPKKIIARVSNPDHEDAFKKVGIDDVISPELTAASYLEKLIIRPKIADLIIIGQGNAELLEIQVENKNVIGKKVVDLSPTDDYIIAALYKNGEINIPKKDDILNRGNRISVLVKSNAVKKTTKLFTA; this comes from the coding sequence ATGTATGTAGTTATAATGGGGGGCGGAAGAGTCGGACTTAACCTTGCTGCATCTCTTGTAGCAAGTGGTCATGATGTTACCCTCATAGAGAATGATTCAAATTTATGCAACAATGCAGCCGGTGAATTGGATGCTTTGATAATTTGTGGTAATGGTACAGATATCAAAACTCTAGAAGAAGCTAATATATCTGATGCTGATGTTTTTGTTGCTGCAACAGGACATGATGAAGCTAATTTGTTATCAAGTATTTTAGTTAAAGAGTACAATCCAAAAAAGATTATCGCAAGGGTCAGCAACCCAGATCATGAAGATGCGTTTAAAAAGGTTGGAATTGACGATGTCATAAGCCCGGAACTCACGGCAGCAAGTTACCTTGAAAAATTAATTATACGACCAAAAATTGCAGATCTGATTATTATTGGTCAAGGCAATGCTGAACTTCTTGAGATTCAAGTGGAAAATAAGAATGTTATAGGCAAAAAAGTAGTAGACCTGAGTCCAACAGACGATTATATAATTGCAGCCCTCTACAAAAATGGTGAAATCAACATTCCAAAAAAGGATGATATTCTAAATAGAGGCAACAGAATTTCAGTACTTGTTAAGAGCAATGCAGTCAAAAAAACCACCAAGTTATTCACTGCTTAA
- a CDS encoding MBL fold metallo-hydrolase: MEIIDDIVMIEGIGNDSNVYIFDDIIVDTGTGNNCKYIIESISKAGLSLDDLSLIVNTHNHYDHMGGNNCFDLDVAMHIEDALAVENQDSNATVANMFGRSMEGFKVTRKLKEGDKIHNFEILHTPGHTKGGICLYDGKTLISGDTVFAGGGFGRTDLGGSVEEMKNSLKRLSQLEVQNLLPGHGPWTENGSEHIRLSYRMLVG, encoded by the coding sequence TTGGAAATTATAGACGATATTGTAATGATTGAAGGAATAGGAAACGATTCTAATGTTTATATCTTTGATGATATTATAGTTGACACTGGAACTGGAAATAACTGTAAATACATCATTGAATCCATATCTAAAGCTGGTCTATCATTGGATGATCTCAGCCTAATCGTGAATACCCACAACCACTACGATCACATGGGGGGTAACAACTGTTTTGATTTAGATGTTGCAATGCATATTGAGGATGCTTTAGCAGTTGAAAATCAGGACAGTAATGCAACTGTGGCAAACATGTTTGGAAGATCAATGGAAGGATTTAAAGTCACTCGCAAACTTAAAGAAGGCGATAAAATACATAATTTCGAAATTCTCCACACTCCTGGCCATACTAAAGGAGGCATATGTCTTTATGATGGTAAAACTTTAATATCTGGAGACACTGTTTTTGCTGGCGGTGGTTTTGGTAGAACAGACCTTGGTGGAAGCGTTGAAGAGATGAAAAATTCATTAAAAAGGCTCAGCCAGCTTGAAGTGCAAAATTTACTGCCAGGCCATGGGCCATGGACTGAGAATGGTTCAGAACATATTAGACTATCGTACCGAATGTTAGTGGGTTAA